Within the Deinococcus cellulosilyticus NBRC 106333 = KACC 11606 genome, the region GAGGTACTCGGTTTCCACGATCTCGCGGAAGCGCTCGGCTCCAATGTCCTGGATCAGGTACTTCAGGCGGCTCTTTTTGCGGTTCTGGCGGAAACCGTGGTCCCGGTAAGCGCGGGTGATGGCGATGGCCACTTCCAGCACCTCTTCGGGCTTGATGAACACCCCGAGGCGCTTGGCGAGGTGGGCCTGTGCGCCCAGTCCACCACCAACCCAGACGTCAAAACCGACTTCTCCGTTCACTTTGTGGGCCAGGAAGCCCAGGTCATTGATGAGGTGAATCCCTTCCTGCTCGGGGAGTCCGGTGATGGACACCTTGTACTTTCGGGGCAGGTCCTGGAACTCGGGGTTGCCAGAGAAGTAGTGGTGCAGCTCATTGGCAAGGTCGTTCACGTCGATGACTTCGCGGGCGTCCAGACCTGCAACAGGGCTGGAGATCACAGCACGCACGGTGTCACCGCAGGCCCCCTTGGCGGTCAGGCCAACAGCGTCCAGACGGTTGTAGATGTCGGGAACGTCTTGAATGGTCAGCCAGTGGAACTGGAAAGCCTGACGGTCGGTGACGTCCAGAAAGTCACGGCCATAGTCTTCAGCGATGCCGGCAATGGTGCGGAGGGTGTTGCCATTTACGGCACCTTTTTGAATTTTGACGCGCATCATCAGGTATCCATCTTCCTGAGGACGTTGCGGATAAATGCCGTGCCATTTCATGAGGTCGACCAGGTCTGCGGGGATACCGTGGTATCCCACTTTGGCCCACTCGTGCATGTAGCCGAGCACAACCTCGAAAGGGGGGTGTTGTTTTTTCAGTTCTTCGATGTTTGCTGCCACTTTTGCTGCCTCCACGCTCGGGGTCGTCATCCCCTATAGTTGAGTAAAATTGTAATGTATATTAAATGATATTTTTTGTAACTTTGTCTAGACCCGTATCACAATTGTCCAGAAAAATTGCCATAAGATATTTGAGTTTCCATTCTCAAGACCCATCATAAGACACAAAGTGTATTTTTCTTCTGTCCTGGAGATGTTTTTTCACGGGACATCGTGCACCAATTGATTTTTAGACCGGATTTAGACAACCTAGGCAAAATGGCCTATGGGATGGCTCTTTCTGGGATCAAGCTTCAGCAGACAAACCGTTATGCCCCGCATGGAGGGCAGGTACAGTTCCTTCAATCCGTCAACATCTGGTAAAAAGAAACCTCCGAAAAGACCTTGCTCTTCGCAGTTTTTCTGTCTGTTCTGCTCATGGCCTGATTCCCCACAACAAAATACAGATCTTGTAGATTGATGCTGGTTGGCCAGGAGCAGTGCAGGTCAGCCCACCTTTTCTTTCAAACCTTCAAACAAAAGAACAACACCAGAGGATCTTCTGGACCAGTGATCTGCTTCTGGGTTCTGCAAGTCTGAAGCATTGAGCCATTCCAGGCAGCTGCTTTTTAAGTCTTAATTGATCTGTCCCATCAACTGACTTTGACGGGTTCGAAAGGAAGGTTCCAGTCATGCTGACGCACATACTTGCCGTCATGCACGCTGTACTCTCCCCACAACATGAGGTCCCGGCAGTCTGTGAGACCCAGTTGGAGTGCCTGTTGCAGCACCCCCAGATCTCCTCTTGCCACGAACACCGCACATCTGAGCTGTCTGGGAGAGAAGAAGCAAAAGGAATCGGTCCCCAGAGCTTTCTCAATCAGAGAAAGGGCCTGTGTTGCCTGTGCCTGAAAGTCCTGCTCGATCCGGTTCAGGATGTCCTCTGGAATGGCCATGAGGCCATTGTAATCTGAAAATCACAGGACATGGGAGGTCAAAATTCTGGATCAGGTTCAGATTTGGAAATGCTTCCAGGGAGCAGGACACCAGCTGCGCGTGCGACAGAAGGAGAGACCGTGATCCTCTCACACTTCCCTTTTCTAAAACCCGCTATTCTGGAGTGTTATGAGTCGCACCCCCCGCAAGCCTGAGTTGATGAGTCCTGCCGGTTACTGGCCGGAAATGCGTGCCGCCGTAGAAGCTGGTGCAGATGCAGTTTTTTTCGGCATGAAGCACTTTACCGCCCGAGCCAAGGTGGGTTTTGAAGTCCCTGAACTTCCTGATGTCATGCGTTTCCTGCATGAACGGGGTGTGCGGGGATTTCTGACTTTCAACACGCTGGTGTTTGACCGGGAAATCCACATGGCTGCAAAAGCCATCGAGGACATCGCCCGGGCGGGTGTCGATGCCATCATCGTGCAGGATCTGGGCATCGCCCGACTGGCCCGCGAAATTGCACCAGAGCTGGAGGTGCACGGGTCCACCCAGATGAGCATCACCAGCAAGGAAGGGGCAGAACTGGCTTACCGGTTTGGAGCCAACCGGGTGGTGCTGGGTCGGGAACTGAGCCTCAGGGACATTGAGCGCATTGCCAGCAGCACGGACATTGAACTCGAGGTGTTTGTGCACGGGGCGCTGTGCGTGTCCTACTCGGGCCAGTGCTTTTCCAGCGAAGCCTGGGGCGGACGCAGTGCCAACCGGGGCCAGTGTGCGCAGGCCTGCCGCTTGCCTTACGACCTGATCGTGGATGGGCAGTACCGCAACCTGGAAGAAGCACGTTACCTGCTCTCCCCTGGCGATCTTTACGCCCTCCATCAGGTACCCGAACTCATGCGCATCGGGGTGGACTGCTTCAAGATTGAAGGCCGTTATAAGGGTCCAGAATACGTGGCCATCACCACCCAGGCCTACCGCAAAGCCATCGACGAAACCTGGGAAATGGGCAGCTTTCACATCACGCCAGAAGAAGAAAGAGACATCGAACAGGTGTACTCACGGGGTCTGGGTCCCTGGTTCATGCAGGGCACCAACCACCGTCAGGTGGTGAGAGGCCGGGCTCCTCGCCACCGTGGGGTCAAACTTGGCGAGGTCACCGAAGTTGGGCGGGGATTTGTCCGGGTCAAATGCGCTTTTGAACCCAAGCCCGGAGAGGGTCTGGTCTTTGATGCCGCCCACCGCCGCAGCCCTGAACTGAAAGAGGAAGGGGGCAACATCTATGAGGTCTCCCCTGTCAAAAAAGGCGTGTATGAGCTGCGTTTTGGGAATGGTCAGATTGATTTTTCCAGAATTGCCGCTGGAGACTGGGTGTGGCGCAGCAGCGACCCCACCCTCCAGAAAAAACTGAAACCGCTGACCGAGGCCAGCAAGCCTGTCTACACCCGTCCAGTGAACTTTGAAGTTTATGCCCGGGCAGGTGAACCCATGACCCTGGTGGCAATGGACACCGAAGGCCACAGTGTGGTGGCCGTGTCAGAGGGTCCTGTCCAGCTTGCCCAGAACCGTGCCCTGACTTCAGAGAGCCTGCAAGCACAGCTGGGCAAACTGGGAGGCACCCCTTTCCATCTGGCAGACTTCCATGCAGATCTGCAAGAAGGCCTTTTCATGCCTCTGGGAGAACTGAACACCCTGAGGCGTCAGGCGGTAGATGACCTGCTGGCCCTGCGAGGTGAATTGCCGCAGCGCAACGTCAAGGCGGCAATTCACCTGGGAGGATTTCAGTCTCACAGTGCAGGTCAGAACGCTCCAGCAGAGCCACAACTTCACCTGCTGGTCCGCACCCCCGAACAACTCGAAGCGGCCATTGAGATGCAACCTGCATCCATCACCCTGGACTATCTGGAGCTGTATGGCCTGAAACCCAGCGTGCAGAACGTCAAGGAGGCAGGCATTCGCGTCAGGGTGGCCAGTCCCAGAATCCTCAAACCCACCGAACAGAACATCCAGAAATTCCTGCTGTCTCTGGACTGTGAAATCCTGGTGCGTTCAGGAGGGCTGCTCGAAGGCCTGCTGCAGGTGGAAAATCGTCCTGCACTCATCGGAGATTTCAGCCTGAACACGGCCAATGTCCTCACCGCTGACACCTACCTGGAACTCGGGGTGGATGTGGTCACCCCCACCCATGACCTGAATGCCCTGCAAATTGAAGAACTTGCCGAAAACATCGGTGGGGACCGCATCGAGGTGATTGCCTACCAGCACCTGCCCGTGTTCCACACCGAGCACTGCGTTTTCTGCCGTTTCCTCAGCGAGGGAACGGACTACACCAATTGCGGTCACCCCTGTGAATCGCACAAGGTGGCCCTGAAAGACAAACGGGGCCTCATGCACCCCGTGATGGCTGATGTCGGTTGCCGCAACACCGTTTTCGGAGCCGAAGCCCAGAGCGCCACCAAACACCTGACAGGCTGGCTGGAAAGTGGCATCCAGAACTTCCGTCTGGAATTTGTGCATGAAAGTGCAGCAGAAGTCCGTCAGGTCACCCTGGCCTACCAGAGTTTCCTGTCAGGTCAAATGGGTGTGATGGAGCTGGAATCCCGCCTGCAGGAGCTCACCTCCCAGGGCATCACCGAAGGCAGCCTGTTTGTGCCCCATGATTTCGAGAACCTGACCCAGTTGATGTGATTCAACTCAAAAACCACAGGGGTGAGCCATCGGCCCACCCCCTCGTTTGCATTTGTTTGCAGGCGTCAGAAATGCTGGTCTGTGCTCAGGGCTGCATCCCTCTGGCCAGGAAGGCGTTTTTCACGGCTGTGGCTGCTGTGGTTCCGTACATGCTCTGTGCGGTATCCACGGTGGCTTTTGCTGCAGCATTGAAGCTGGTGTCTGGTGCAAATTTGAACTGGGCGTTGATGATCACCCGGTCTGCCTTGTAAGCTCCCAGCGCTTTGCGGATGTCAAACAGGGCTCTCGACCAGATTTCTCCATCTGCGTGGACCTGCCCCACCTGGTCTGCAATGGTTTTGTTTTTGTCGGTGCGCCTCAGGCAGTGTGGGGCGTTGGTGTAACTGACGCTGTCCCAGTCGGCAATGCAGGCCAGGTCTGCTTTGATGGGAGCACCATATTTTTTCGCCACCGCTTCACCCACGGTGAGGGCCAGATAGTCCCCGAAGGCCTCACCAATGGCGCCTGCTTCCAGTGAACTGCCAAAACCGGTGACCTGGGCGTCATGCACGGCATGTCCATATTCGTGGACGATCACTTCTCCGTCTTCTGCATCGTCGACACCACCTTTACCAAGGCGAATCTCGTCTTTGGTGTCGATGCTGTAGGAGTTGTCCTGTCCCCACTGGTTGATGCGCACATCCTGCGACTCCATGTTGACGGGAGGGAGTTCCCCGGTTCCAAAGCCCAGGCTTTGAATGTATTTTTGCGCTTCGGTGATCCAGAAATAGGCCATCACCTGTTCAAACTGGTCGCTGCTGCGGGTGTAATTCAGGGGTGCAGAAGTCACCTGCACGGGTTTCCCTGTTTCACTGCGCACAGTGGCCCACTTGCCCTGCAGGGTTCCGCTGCCATCAAGGTCGGTCAGGACCACTTTGTAATATGCACTGGAGGGGACGGCACTGTCTGCGTCTTTGCTGTCCTGAAGGGTCTGGTCTCCAGTGGTCTGCACCGGGTTGGGCAAAAACACCTGCGCGTTGGCAGTGGCAGGACCACCAGCCAGCTTCTGGGAAGTGAACCCGGTCTGATTCTGGGTGCTGTTGCAAGCGGACAGCAGCAGGGCACAGGCCATCATGGTGTAGCGTCTGGTCATGAGAAACCCCTTTTGAGCGAAGTGTTGTGCTGAATTTGTGTGATCTTAACTTACCATTCTGACCCGTTTCTGACCCAGAACTGACGATGGGCTGAATCCACAACATAAGCATGTTGACTTACTTTGCTCTGCATCAGAACAAAATGAGGCATCAGGAGACACCACATGAAACGCAAAATTGGCACACGGGAAGTCAGTGCCCTGGGCATGGGCTGCTGGGCCATTGGTGGAGAATGGTTCGCTGGAACACAACCTCTGGGCTGGGGCAAAGTGGACGATCAGGAATCCATCCGTGCCCTGCATGCAGCACTCGAGCTCGGCATCACCCTCTATGACACTGCAGACATTTACGGGTGTGGGCACAGCGAACGCATTCTGGGTGAAGCTTTTGGGGGCAGAGACGACATCTTCATTGCAACCAAGTTCGGCAATGTTCCCGATGAGGCCACAAAACAGGTCCTGGGGGAGGACACCTCTCCTGAATACATCGTGCAAGCCTGCGAAGCGAGCCTGAAGCGCCTGAGGAGGGAGCACATCGACCTCTACCAGCTTCACATCAACTTCCACGATCTGGACACCTCTTTCAGAATTGCAGAAACCCTGGAGCGCCTGGCCGAAGAAGGCAAGATCCGCGCTTTTGGCTGGAGCACCGATGATCCAGAGCGGGCAAAAGCCTGGAAACAGTACCCCCATTACCAGGCGGTTCAGCACTCCCTGAACGTCATGCAGTCCACCCCCGAGATGCTGAAAGTCTGTGAAGAGCTTGACCTTGCCAGCATCAACCGTGGACCCCTCGCCATGGGTCTACTCACCGGGAAATTCAGTGCAGGACATCAGCTGAGCGACACCGACATCCGGGCCAAGAGCCCTGACTGGATGGTGGCCTCGGGCTGGTTTGAGCACGGAAAACCAGGAAAGGCTTTTTTAAAACGGCTGGAAAGTGTAAGAGAAGTGCTGGCTTCAGATGGCCGGACCCTGGGCCAGGGGGCACTCGCCTGGATCTGGGCAACCAGTGAGAAAACCATCCCCATCCCTGGATTCCGCACCGTGAAGCAGGTTCAGGAGAATGCTGGAGCCCTGCAATACGGTCCCCTGCGGGCAGAACAACTGCAGGAAGTTGAAAGGCTGCTGGGACGGGCCTGATTCAGGACAGCAGTTTTCGAATGACCACGCCCTGCAGTTCCTCGGTGGACGTGCAGGCGTTGATCTCTTCTCTTGGGATCAACAGTTTCAACTGGCCTTTGTGGATCATGTACACGTTGGGCGCTTCCGTGCTGCCATATTTGCGGGTGAAGGTGTCCCTGCACAGGAAACGCGAAGGGAAAGGCAGGCTGGACACAAAAGCACGCCACTGGGCATCCCGGCCCAGAATCCCGTGCGTCATGGCATACAACTTGCAGGGGTGCCTGTCTGGAACAAAAGCAGCCTGGCTCCAGGAGCCCAGGCGGCTCAGAAAACGGGCATCTGTGTTGTACACGAAGATCAGCCTCTCCACGTTTCCCACTGTAAGCACTGCCCGGCGGTTTTACAGTGACGGTTTTGTTGCCCGTATCCGTCACGACCCTCGTAACACTTGCGCTGCACCGTGAACAGCCACAAAGGCCTGCTGCCCTTCCATAAGCTGTGCGTTGTGGTGCGTGTGCACCAGCAGTTCCTGGTCTCCGCACATGCAGGTGTAGGTCACATCATGGCCCTTGTATTCCATGTACTTCACTGTGACCGGCACTCCCTGATCCACAAAAATGATGTCTTCTGGACGGATGGACAGCAGAACTGGACCTTTTGCCTCTTCACTGAGGGAGAGACGACCAAGACAGGTGTCGGCACTGTGGCCAGAAGCCCTGGCACTGATCAGGTTGCTGCGGCCCAGAAAGTTTGCCACAAATGCAGTGCGGGGGGCCTGATACACCTCTGGAGGGGAGCCAATCTGTTCGATCCTGCCTGCTCGCATCAGCATGATGCGGTCTGCAAAACTCAGGGCCTCCTCCTGGTCGTGGGTCACCAGAATGGCGGTCATCCCGGCCTCCCGCAAAATGGCTTTGACCTCCTGTCGGGTGGTGTGCCTGAGGGCAGCATCCAGGTTGGAGAAGGGTTCATCCATCAGAATGAGTTTCGGTCTGGGAGCAAGGGCACGGGCCAATGCGACCCGTTGTTGCTGGCCTCCGGAGAGTTCATGGGGGAAACGTTTGGCAAAGATGTTGAGGCCCACCAGACCCAGCACCTGTGCAGTGCGCTCTTCACGCTCTTTGCGAGACATGTTCTTCAGGCCAAACATGACGTTCTGGGTCACGTTCAGGTGAGGAAACAGGGCATAGTCCTGAAAGACCATTCCGACATTGCGTTTTTCAGGCGGCAGAAGCGACTGCTGGTCCATCAGGGTGTGGCCATCGAGAACCACCCTTCCCTGGTCTGCCCT harbors:
- a CDS encoding M4 family metallopeptidase; this translates as MTRRYTMMACALLLSACNSTQNQTGFTSQKLAGGPATANAQVFLPNPVQTTGDQTLQDSKDADSAVPSSAYYKVVLTDLDGSGTLQGKWATVRSETGKPVQVTSAPLNYTRSSDQFEQVMAYFWITEAQKYIQSLGFGTGELPPVNMESQDVRINQWGQDNSYSIDTKDEIRLGKGGVDDAEDGEVIVHEYGHAVHDAQVTGFGSSLEAGAIGEAFGDYLALTVGEAVAKKYGAPIKADLACIADWDSVSYTNAPHCLRRTDKNKTIADQVGQVHADGEIWSRALFDIRKALGAYKADRVIINAQFKFAPDTSFNAAAKATVDTAQSMYGTTAATAVKNAFLARGMQP
- a CDS encoding nitrite/sulfite reductase; translated protein: MTTPSVEAAKVAANIEELKKQHPPFEVVLGYMHEWAKVGYHGIPADLVDLMKWHGIYPQRPQEDGYLMMRVKIQKGAVNGNTLRTIAGIAEDYGRDFLDVTDRQAFQFHWLTIQDVPDIYNRLDAVGLTAKGACGDTVRAVISSPVAGLDAREVIDVNDLANELHHYFSGNPEFQDLPRKYKVSITGLPEQEGIHLINDLGFLAHKVNGEVGFDVWVGGGLGAQAHLAKRLGVFIKPEEVLEVAIAITRAYRDHGFRQNRKKSRLKYLIQDIGAERFREIVETEYLGRKFTDGPAAPVARFGGVDFVGVQKQKDGNYYIGVATTVGRITPAKARLLADIAEKYGADEIRTTPYQNLLVPHIKPEFIDQAIEELRQLDLAPNLTLRATTIACTGTQFCRLALTETKARTAAAIDYLEPKFLDLDVPITINLTGCSNACTRYQVADLGFMGSNFSGQEVFQVHLAGSLGEAQRTGIKLKGRVPTEQLHIYTERVLNYFKQNKAPNESFVQFVDRVGTEPFLPDNVLAEVVA
- a CDS encoding aldo/keto reductase, giving the protein MKRKIGTREVSALGMGCWAIGGEWFAGTQPLGWGKVDDQESIRALHAALELGITLYDTADIYGCGHSERILGEAFGGRDDIFIATKFGNVPDEATKQVLGEDTSPEYIVQACEASLKRLRREHIDLYQLHINFHDLDTSFRIAETLERLAEEGKIRAFGWSTDDPERAKAWKQYPHYQAVQHSLNVMQSTPEMLKVCEELDLASINRGPLAMGLLTGKFSAGHQLSDTDIRAKSPDWMVASGWFEHGKPGKAFLKRLESVREVLASDGRTLGQGALAWIWATSEKTIPIPGFRTVKQVQENAGALQYGPLRAEQLQEVERLLGRA
- a CDS encoding U32 family peptidase, whose protein sequence is MSRTPRKPELMSPAGYWPEMRAAVEAGADAVFFGMKHFTARAKVGFEVPELPDVMRFLHERGVRGFLTFNTLVFDREIHMAAKAIEDIARAGVDAIIVQDLGIARLAREIAPELEVHGSTQMSITSKEGAELAYRFGANRVVLGRELSLRDIERIASSTDIELEVFVHGALCVSYSGQCFSSEAWGGRSANRGQCAQACRLPYDLIVDGQYRNLEEARYLLSPGDLYALHQVPELMRIGVDCFKIEGRYKGPEYVAITTQAYRKAIDETWEMGSFHITPEEERDIEQVYSRGLGPWFMQGTNHRQVVRGRAPRHRGVKLGEVTEVGRGFVRVKCAFEPKPGEGLVFDAAHRRSPELKEEGGNIYEVSPVKKGVYELRFGNGQIDFSRIAAGDWVWRSSDPTLQKKLKPLTEASKPVYTRPVNFEVYARAGEPMTLVAMDTEGHSVVAVSEGPVQLAQNRALTSESLQAQLGKLGGTPFHLADFHADLQEGLFMPLGELNTLRRQAVDDLLALRGELPQRNVKAAIHLGGFQSHSAGQNAPAEPQLHLLVRTPEQLEAAIEMQPASITLDYLELYGLKPSVQNVKEAGIRVRVASPRILKPTEQNIQKFLLSLDCEILVRSGGLLEGLLQVENRPALIGDFSLNTANVLTADTYLELGVDVVTPTHDLNALQIEELAENIGGDRIEVIAYQHLPVFHTEHCVFCRFLSEGTDYTNCGHPCESHKVALKDKRGLMHPVMADVGCRNTVFGAEAQSATKHLTGWLESGIQNFRLEFVHESAAEVRQVTLAYQSFLSGQMGVMELESRLQELTSQGITEGSLFVPHDFENLTQLM
- a CDS encoding ABC transporter ATP-binding protein, whose protein sequence is MTEVLRVEHLTKRYAAGFPAVLDALSFTVQKGEMLALLGPSGCGKTTTLRVIAGFERADQGRVVLDGHTLMDQQSLLPPEKRNVGMVFQDYALFPHLNVTQNVMFGLKNMSRKEREERTAQVLGLVGLNIFAKRFPHELSGGQQQRVALARALAPRPKLILMDEPFSNLDAALRHTTRQEVKAILREAGMTAILVTHDQEEALSFADRIMLMRAGRIEQIGSPPEVYQAPRTAFVANFLGRSNLISARASGHSADTCLGRLSLSEEAKGPVLLSIRPEDIIFVDQGVPVTVKYMEYKGHDVTYTCMCGDQELLVHTHHNAQLMEGQQAFVAVHGAAQVLRGS